From Chaetodon trifascialis isolate fChaTrf1 chromosome 1, fChaTrf1.hap1, whole genome shotgun sequence, one genomic window encodes:
- the LOC139328976 gene encoding UDP-glucuronosyltransferase 2A2-like, which produces MFLLLITIVSVLAVILPAAHSGNVLVFPHDGSHWVNMKVLVEALHSRGHAVTVIRAADSWYISKTSPHYNTVTVDIAGGADEDFFRLFVSEVIQIKRSKGSVWARFALDMELKNKFFELHRKVCEVVTYIFENKELMKSIEDAKYDVVLTDPANGGGVMLAHHLGLPLVFNARWTVHGEAHFAIAPSPLSYVPLPPSELTDEMTFFERVKNMVFYTMRMHLYKQTVGPHYSALSSRYFGPQVDYFSLFQAADLWLMRVDFVFEFPRPTMPNVVYMGGFQCKPAKPVPQHLEEFVQSSGEHGVIIMSLGTLIGELPHDLADEIAAAFAKLPQKVIWRYKGDRPATVGNNTLLVDWMPQNDLLGHPKVKLFISHGGTNGIYEAIYHGVPIVGLPIVFDQADNLSRLKAKGVAKVIDVSELDRKTFQNVIQEVLHEPSYRMNMQRLSRLHRDQPMKPLDTALFWIEFVMRHKGAAHLRTESYRLPWYSYHSVDVILFLLTIALFMLLLLAGFVWSCFRLCLKRKLKSD; this is translated from the coding sequence ATGTTTCTGCTTTTGATTACCATCGTCTCTGTTTTGGCAGTCATTCTTCCTGCTGCCCACAGTGGGAATGTTCTGGTATTTCCACATGACGGCAGCCACTGGGTGAACATGAAGGTACTTGTAGAGGCGCTGCATTCAAGGGGACACGCTGTGACTGTCATTCGGGCTGCAGACAGCTGGTACATCAGCAAAACATCTCCACATTACAATACTGTCACAGTGGATATTGCTGGTGGTGCAGATGAGGATTTTTttcgtctctttgtctctgaagtTATTCAAATTAAACGAAGCAAAGGGTCTGTGTGGGCCCGTTTTGCTTTGGACATGGAGTTAAAAAACAAGTTCTTTGAATTACACAGAAAAGTCTGCGAAGTGGTCACGTacatatttgaaaataaagagCTAATGAAGTCCATTGAAGACGCCAAGTATGATGTGGTTCTGACAGACCCCGCTAACGGAGGAGGAGTAATGCTGGCTCACCACCTTGGATTGCCATTAGTGTTTAATGCTCGCTGGACTGTTCATGGTGAGGCCCATTTCGCTATTGCACCCTCCCCACTTTCCTATGTGCCACTTCCACCTTCGGAATTAACAGATGAAATGACTTTCTTTGAGAGGGTCAAAAACATGGTTTTTTACACCATGAGAATGCATCTGTACAAGCAGACAGTTGGGCCACACTATTCTGCATTGTCTAGCCGCTACTTTGGCCCGCAAGTAGACTACTTCTCCCTGTTTCAAGCTGCGGACCTGTGGCTCATGAGAGTGGACTTTGTGTTTGAGTTTCCACGCCCCACAATGCCAAATGTTGTCTACATGGGAGGGTTCCAGTGTAAACCTGCCAAACCTGTTCCTCAGCATTTGGAGGAGTTTGTGCAGAGTTCTGGAGAGCATGGGGTCATCATCATGTCTCTGGGCACTCTGATTGGAGAGCTTCCACATGACCTTGCTGATGAGATTGCAGCAGCTTTTGCCAAATTACCTCAGAAAGTCATCTGGAGGTATAAAGGTGACAGACCAGCCACTGTGGGCAACAACACTTTACTAGTCGACTGGATGCCGCAGAATGATCTTTTAGGACACCCAAAGGTTAAGCTATTTATAAGTCATGGAGGAACAAATGGAATATATGAGGCTATATATCATGGAGTTCCAATCGTAGGCCTTCCCATTGTGTTCGATCAGGCCGACAACCTCTCCAGACTGAAGGCAAAGGGTGTTGCAAAGGTCATAGATGTTTCTGAATTGGATAGGAAAACATTTCAGAATGTCATACAGGAAGTCCTGCATGAGCCCTCCTACAGGATGAACATGCAGAGACTCTCCAGGCTGCACAGAGATCAGCCAATGAAGCCGCTGGATACCGCCCTCTTCTGGATAGAGTTTGTCATGAGACACAAAGGAGCAGCTCACCTGAGAACAGAGTCCTACAGACTGCCCTGGTATTCCTACCACTCTGTGGATGTCATATTATTCTTACTAACAATTGCACTTTTTATGTTATTATTGCTTGCTGGATTCGTATGGTCATGCTTCAGATtatgtttgaaaagaaaactgaaatctGACTAA